In Cellvibrio polysaccharolyticus, a genomic segment contains:
- the aat gene encoding leucyl/phenylalanyl-tRNA--protein transferase, with amino-acid sequence MIPWLSPDNLLFPPVEMALTEPDGLLAAGGDLSSQRLLAAYHRGIFPWYNPGEPVLWWSPDPRTVIFPAEFQPSQSLRKLLRKNHFRITFDQQFSAVMRECAAATPERPATWISDDIIEAYTRLHHQGHAHSVEVWQDDQLAGGLYGIALGQVFFGESMFSRVSNASKIAFATLMSQLAQWQFAVVDCQVVNDHLLSLGAMEIPRRDFQKLLQTYVPQASLAPQGHWRAQEMCGN; translated from the coding sequence ATGATTCCGTGGCTTTCACCTGACAATTTGTTATTCCCGCCTGTCGAGATGGCCTTGACCGAGCCCGATGGTCTGCTGGCTGCCGGTGGCGACCTTTCCAGCCAACGTTTGCTGGCGGCTTACCATCGCGGTATTTTCCCCTGGTACAATCCTGGCGAACCGGTTCTTTGGTGGAGCCCGGACCCGCGCACGGTCATTTTTCCGGCCGAATTTCAACCCTCGCAAAGTTTGCGCAAACTATTACGCAAAAATCATTTTCGTATTACTTTTGATCAGCAATTTTCAGCCGTTATGCGCGAATGTGCTGCAGCCACGCCGGAGCGCCCGGCCACCTGGATCAGCGACGACATTATTGAGGCCTACACGCGGCTGCATCACCAGGGGCATGCCCACTCGGTAGAAGTTTGGCAGGATGATCAACTGGCAGGCGGTTTGTACGGCATTGCACTGGGACAGGTATTTTTTGGCGAATCCATGTTCAGCCGGGTTAGCAATGCATCGAAAATTGCTTTTGCAACGCTGATGTCACAGCTGGCGCAGTGGCAATTTGCCGTGGTTGATTGTCAGGTAGTGAACGACCATTTGTTAAGCCTTGGCGCCATGGAAATTCCCCGCAGGGACTTTCAGAAACTGCTGCAGACCTATGTACCCCAAGCGTCTCTTGCGCCACAAGGTCACTGGCGGGCGCAGGAAATGTGCGGCAATTAA
- a CDS encoding replication-associated recombination protein A: MTDDLFGSKAVGYQPLAARMRPRNLDEYIGQEHLLGPGKPLREAVARGQLHSMILWGPPGVGKTSLARLFADQADARFESLSAVLSGVKEIRAAVLAAEQARGRNGRKTILFVDEVHRFNKSQQDAFLPFVEDGTFIFIGATTENPSFELNNALLSRCRVYVLRGLTNEHLVDVLQQALDDHERGITGSVGAAADILQTLASAADGDARKALNLLEIAVDLADEQDGKLVINESVLAEVLSSDVRRFDKGGDLFYEQISALHKSVRGSSADGALYWLARMLDGGCDPLYIARRVVRMASEDIGNADPRALTLCLNAWDVQERLGSPEGELAIAQAVAYLAAAPKSNAVYSAFNQIRADVRVQPAYDVPMHLRNAPTKLMKSMDYGAEYRYAHDEPGGYAAGENYLPEDIADKRYYFPVDRGLELKMREKFAHLQHLDQQSPWRRYRK, from the coding sequence ATGACTGACGACCTCTTCGGCAGCAAGGCTGTCGGCTATCAACCCCTGGCGGCGCGCATGCGGCCACGGAATCTTGATGAATATATCGGGCAGGAACATTTGCTTGGCCCCGGCAAGCCGCTGCGTGAAGCGGTGGCCCGGGGCCAACTGCATTCGATGATCCTGTGGGGGCCGCCAGGCGTGGGCAAAACCTCGCTGGCCCGTTTATTTGCCGACCAGGCAGACGCCCGTTTTGAAAGTCTTTCTGCAGTTCTCTCCGGTGTAAAAGAAATTCGTGCTGCGGTATTGGCGGCTGAGCAGGCGCGCGGCCGTAATGGTCGTAAAACCATTTTGTTTGTCGATGAAGTCCATCGCTTTAACAAATCCCAGCAGGACGCTTTTTTACCTTTTGTGGAAGACGGCACGTTTATTTTTATTGGTGCCACCACCGAAAACCCCTCCTTTGAATTGAACAACGCCTTGCTCTCGCGGTGTCGTGTTTACGTGCTTCGCGGCCTCACCAATGAGCATCTGGTGGATGTGTTGCAGCAGGCGCTGGATGACCACGAGCGTGGTATTACCGGTTCGGTGGGTGCTGCTGCCGATATCCTGCAAACTCTCGCCAGTGCCGCCGATGGCGATGCGCGAAAAGCACTGAACTTGTTGGAAATTGCTGTTGATCTGGCTGATGAGCAAGACGGCAAGCTGGTGATTAATGAAAGTGTGCTGGCCGAAGTGCTGAGCAGCGATGTGCGCCGTTTTGATAAAGGCGGCGACCTGTTTTACGAGCAAATTTCGGCTTTGCATAAATCGGTGCGCGGCTCCTCGGCCGATGGTGCGCTCTACTGGTTGGCAAGAATGCTGGACGGCGGTTGCGATCCTCTGTACATCGCCCGTCGCGTGGTGCGTATGGCCAGCGAAGACATCGGCAATGCCGATCCGCGAGCCTTGACGCTGTGTTTGAATGCCTGGGATGTACAGGAGCGACTGGGTAGCCCGGAAGGTGAACTGGCCATTGCCCAGGCCGTGGCTTACCTGGCGGCAGCGCCGAAAAGCAATGCGGTTTACAGCGCTTTTAATCAAATACGGGCTGATGTACGTGTGCAACCGGCCTATGACGTGCCTATGCATTTGCGCAACGCGCCCACCAAATTAATGAAAAGCATGGATTACGGGGCAGAATACCGCTACGCCCATGATGAGCCGGGCGGTTATGCCGCCGGGGAAAATTACCTGCCGGAAGACATTGCAGATAAGCGTTACTACTTTCCGGTTGATCGCGGGCTTGAATTGAAAATGCGTGAAAAATTCGCGCACCTGCAACATCTGGATCAACAAAGTCCCTGGCGGCGTTACCGCAAATGA
- the trxB gene encoding thioredoxin-disulfide reductase: MSDVQHHRLIILGSGPAGYTAAIYAARANLKPVVITGMQQGGQLTTTTEVENWPGGVHDLQGPDLMVQMQQHAERFNTEILFDHIHETRLTERPFKLIGTNTYTCDALIIATGASAQYLGLPSEENFMGKGVSACATCDGFFYRDQKVAVVGGGNTAVEEALYLSNIAAEVTLIHRRDKLKSEKILQDKLFAKVESGNIKVIWNHQLEEVLGDDSGVTGLRLKSTTDGTEQAIDVAGVFIAIGHKPNTDIFEGQLDMKDGYIKIKSGLEGGATSTNVPGVFAAGDVADHIYRQAITSAGAGCMAALDAEKYLDN; encoded by the coding sequence ATGAGCGACGTTCAACACCATCGTTTGATTATTCTCGGTTCCGGCCCTGCCGGTTACACCGCCGCCATTTACGCAGCGCGCGCCAATTTGAAGCCGGTTGTTATTACCGGTATGCAGCAAGGCGGTCAATTGACCACCACCACCGAAGTGGAAAACTGGCCGGGCGGCGTACATGATTTGCAGGGTCCGGATCTGATGGTGCAAATGCAGCAACACGCCGAGCGTTTCAATACTGAAATCCTGTTCGATCACATTCATGAAACACGCCTTACCGAGCGTCCGTTCAAATTGATCGGCACCAATACCTACACCTGTGACGCGCTGATTATTGCAACCGGTGCATCCGCACAATACCTCGGTTTGCCATCCGAAGAAAACTTTATGGGCAAGGGCGTAAGCGCCTGTGCGACCTGTGACGGTTTCTTCTACCGCGACCAGAAAGTTGCCGTGGTGGGCGGTGGTAATACTGCGGTTGAAGAAGCGCTCTATTTGTCCAACATTGCCGCCGAAGTAACGTTGATTCACCGTCGCGACAAACTGAAGTCCGAGAAAATTTTGCAAGACAAATTGTTTGCCAAAGTAGAAAGCGGCAACATTAAAGTGATCTGGAATCATCAACTGGAAGAAGTACTGGGTGATGACAGCGGTGTTACCGGCTTGCGCCTGAAAAGCACCACCGATGGCACAGAGCAAGCGATCGACGTTGCCGGTGTGTTCATCGCTATCGGCCACAAGCCCAACACCGATATTTTTGAAGGCCAGCTGGATATGAAAGATGGCTACATCAAAATCAAAAGCGGTCTGGAAGGCGGTGCTACATCTACCAATGTTCCGGGCGTTTTTGCCGCTGGCGACGTAGCCGATCATATTTACCGCCAGGCAATTACCTCTGCCGGTGCCGGCTGTATGGCCGCGCTGGACGCCGAGAAATATCTGGATAATTAA
- the lolA gene encoding outer membrane lipoprotein chaperone LolA, with translation MIKKLAGLLLLLPVLAISSVAIASDQQSAAELRKLLDQTTTLKGEFVQTLFDGQGKVQEESSGDFVLKRPGKFYWNTRQPYEQLLVSDQESIWLYDPDLEQVTVRSAQDDLQQTPALLLSEDVNTLREHFAITQQAVDASREEFLLTPTRKDGLFQTLTLVFTGEAKARKLSEFHILDNLGQLTRFVFQKSVANETVSDSIFQFTPPDGVDVLYD, from the coding sequence ATGATTAAAAAACTTGCCGGTTTATTGCTGTTGTTGCCGGTATTGGCGATCAGCAGTGTGGCAATCGCGTCAGATCAGCAAAGTGCAGCGGAGCTGCGCAAATTGCTGGATCAGACCACCACGCTGAAAGGTGAGTTCGTGCAAACCCTGTTTGACGGGCAGGGCAAGGTGCAGGAAGAAAGCTCCGGTGATTTTGTGCTCAAGCGCCCGGGTAAATTTTACTGGAATACCAGGCAGCCTTATGAGCAGTTGCTGGTGTCCGATCAGGAAAGCATTTGGTTATACGACCCGGATCTGGAGCAAGTTACCGTGCGCTCGGCGCAGGATGATCTGCAACAAACACCGGCCTTATTGCTCAGTGAAGACGTGAACACCTTGCGTGAACATTTCGCGATCACTCAGCAGGCGGTGGATGCCAGTCGTGAAGAGTTTTTGTTAACGCCAACGCGCAAAGACGGTTTATTCCAGACGTTGACGCTGGTTTTTACCGGTGAAGCGAAGGCGCGCAAACTCAGTGAATTTCATATTCTTGACAACCTCGGCCAGCTGACCCGTTTTGTCTTCCAGAAATCGGTAGCTAACGAAACCGTGAGCGATTCCATTTTCCAATTCACACCGCCCGATGGTGTTGATGTACTTTACGATTAA
- a CDS encoding DNA translocase FtsK encodes MNEPGPLVRILREGLLIGLAVICLYLLLAMFSYDVADPGWSRTGDNHQIHNLGGPFGAWLSDIFFSLFGYLAYLFPVLLAWRTWRLFRDRAHRDDIDWLLIALRSVGLILVMVAGTGLAAMHYSGGESVLPYSNGGLMGGAISDLVDGAFSYIGGTLMLLAIFLFGLTIFTDLSWFAVMDELGRLVLLGLEKAQAKLLSYRREKHELKLAEEAQQHRREVAARHVKEEAKRIPPVITEPPKKATPSPRVQKERQVSIFETIDPAVVGDLPALSLLDPADRKSDKGYSRESLEAMSKLLEIKLKDFGIDIEVVSVQPGPVVTRFEIQPAPGIKASRISGLAKDLARSLAVVSVRVVEVIPGKSVMGIEIPNAHREIVRLSQVISSEVYENAKSPLTMALGHDIAGEPIVADLARMPHLLVAGTTGSGKSVGVNVMLLSLLYKSSPKEVRLMLVDPKMLELSVYEGIPHLLTPVITDMKDAANGLRWCVGEMERRYKLMAALGVRNLAGFNRKIEDAEKAGQPIADPTFKPEDHYEAGEDVATAPNLSTLPAIVVVIDEFADMMMIVGKKVEQLIARIAQKARAAGIHLILATQRPSVDVITGLIKANVPTRMAFQVSSKIDSRTILDQGGAEQLLGHGDMLYLPPGTSVPVRVHGAFVDDHEVHKVVADWKRRGEPDYIDGITDESNNSIPVPGMASEGGEDGDNESDALYDEAVAFVIESRKASISSVQRKLRIGYNRAARLIETMESAGVVSAAGHNGNREVLVPGGRS; translated from the coding sequence GTGAATGAGCCCGGCCCTCTGGTACGGATATTACGGGAAGGTTTACTGATCGGTCTGGCGGTCATCTGCCTGTATTTGTTGCTGGCCATGTTCAGCTATGACGTTGCCGACCCCGGCTGGTCGCGCACCGGTGACAATCATCAGATTCACAATCTGGGTGGTCCTTTTGGCGCCTGGCTGTCAGACATTTTCTTTTCTTTATTCGGCTATCTCGCCTATTTATTTCCGGTTTTGCTGGCCTGGCGCACCTGGCGGTTATTCCGTGACCGCGCACACCGTGACGATATTGACTGGCTGTTAATTGCTCTGCGCAGCGTCGGCTTGATTCTGGTGATGGTGGCAGGCACCGGTCTGGCGGCCATGCATTACAGCGGCGGTGAATCGGTATTGCCTTACTCCAATGGCGGGTTGATGGGCGGTGCCATTTCCGATCTGGTGGATGGCGCTTTCAGCTACATCGGTGGCACCTTGATGCTGCTGGCCATTTTCCTGTTTGGTTTGACCATTTTTACCGACCTCTCCTGGTTTGCGGTGATGGACGAGCTGGGCCGCCTGGTGTTGTTGGGGCTGGAAAAAGCGCAGGCAAAACTCTTGTCTTACCGCCGTGAAAAACATGAATTGAAACTGGCCGAAGAAGCGCAGCAACACCGCCGTGAGGTGGCTGCCCGCCATGTAAAAGAAGAGGCCAAGCGTATTCCGCCGGTAATTACCGAGCCACCGAAAAAAGCCACGCCCAGCCCACGGGTGCAGAAAGAACGGCAGGTTTCCATTTTTGAAACTATTGACCCGGCGGTGGTGGGCGATTTGCCTGCACTGAGTTTGCTCGACCCGGCTGATAGAAAAAGTGACAAAGGTTATTCCAGAGAGTCGCTGGAAGCGATGTCCAAGTTGCTTGAAATCAAATTGAAAGATTTTGGTATTGATATCGAAGTGGTTTCGGTGCAGCCCGGGCCGGTAGTTACCCGCTTTGAAATCCAGCCGGCGCCTGGCATTAAGGCCAGCCGTATTTCCGGCTTGGCCAAAGACCTGGCGCGTTCGCTGGCGGTAGTCAGTGTGCGTGTGGTTGAGGTTATTCCGGGCAAATCGGTCATGGGGATCGAAATTCCCAATGCGCACCGCGAAATTGTCCGTCTGAGCCAGGTCATCTCTTCTGAAGTTTATGAAAATGCCAAGTCGCCGTTGACCATGGCGCTCGGCCATGACATCGCCGGTGAGCCGATTGTGGCTGATCTGGCGCGGATGCCGCACTTGCTGGTGGCGGGTACTACCGGTTCCGGTAAATCGGTGGGCGTTAACGTCATGTTGCTGAGCCTGCTCTACAAATCATCCCCCAAAGAAGTGCGGTTGATGCTGGTAGACCCGAAAATGCTTGAGCTTTCCGTGTACGAAGGTATTCCGCATTTGTTGACGCCGGTTATTACCGACATGAAAGATGCCGCCAACGGCTTGCGTTGGTGTGTGGGCGAGATGGAGCGCCGCTACAAATTGATGGCGGCATTGGGAGTGCGTAACCTCGCCGGTTTCAATCGCAAAATTGAAGATGCCGAAAAAGCCGGGCAGCCCATTGCTGACCCGACCTTCAAACCCGAAGATCATTACGAAGCCGGTGAAGACGTTGCTACCGCACCGAATCTCTCCACACTGCCAGCCATTGTGGTCGTGATCGACGAATTTGCTGACATGATGATGATTGTTGGCAAGAAAGTGGAACAACTGATTGCCCGTATTGCCCAAAAGGCGAGGGCAGCGGGTATCCATTTGATTCTTGCCACCCAGCGTCCGTCGGTAGATGTTATTACCGGTTTGATCAAGGCAAACGTACCTACCCGTATGGCGTTTCAGGTTTCTTCCAAAATTGACTCGCGTACCATCCTCGACCAGGGCGGTGCCGAGCAATTGCTGGGGCATGGTGACATGCTTTATTTGCCACCGGGCACCAGTGTGCCGGTGCGGGTGCATGGCGCTTTTGTTGACGACCACGAAGTGCACAAGGTGGTGGCTGACTGGAAACGCCGTGGCGAGCCGGATTACATTGACGGCATTACCGATGAAAGCAACAACAGCATTCCTGTACCCGGTATGGCCAGTGAAGGTGGCGAAGACGGCGATAATGAATCCGACGCGCTTTACGACGAAGCTGTAGCCTTTGTGATTGAATCCCGCAAAGCATCCATATCGTCGGTGCAGCGCAAATTGAGAATCGGCTACAACCGGGCGGCACGCCTGATTGAAACCATGGAATCTGCCGGCGTAGTATCTGCTGCCGGCCATAATGGCAACCGTGAAGTACTGGTGCCAGGTGGGCGATCCTGA
- the serS gene encoding serine--tRNA ligase, with translation MLDSKALRNNPEVVAAALAKRGYVLDVARIKSLEEERKAIQIRTENLQQERNSRAKSIGQAKARGEDIAPLLQQVDQLKSDLTEAEAALENIQGVFNELLAGIPNIPADDVPEGRDENDNVEVRRWGTPREFDFPLLDHVDLGEKLGGLDFDTASKITSARFAVLRKGVARLHRALAQFMLDTHTGEHGYEEANVPFIVNGSSLFGTGQLPKFEEDLFKLTDERNFYLIPTAEVPLTNLVRDALLESAVELPLSFVAHTPCFRSEAGSHGRDTRGLIRQHQFEKVELVHIVRPEESNATLESLTGHAEAILQKLGLPYRTVLLCGGDMGFSAIKTYDIEVWVPSQDKYREISSCSNTGDFQARRLMARYRNPETGKPELVHTLNGSGLAVGRTLLAVLENYQQADGSVTIPEVLRPYMGGLERLDPVA, from the coding sequence ATGCTCGATTCAAAAGCCCTCCGAAATAACCCTGAAGTGGTTGCCGCCGCGCTGGCAAAGCGTGGCTATGTACTGGATGTAGCGCGCATCAAATCCCTTGAGGAAGAACGCAAGGCGATCCAGATTCGCACCGAAAACCTGCAGCAGGAACGCAACTCCCGCGCTAAAAGTATTGGTCAGGCCAAAGCGCGTGGTGAAGACATTGCGCCTTTGTTGCAGCAGGTTGATCAGCTGAAAAGCGACCTTACCGAAGCCGAAGCTGCGCTGGAAAATATTCAGGGCGTATTCAATGAACTGCTGGCCGGTATTCCCAATATTCCCGCCGACGATGTGCCTGAAGGTCGCGACGAAAACGACAACGTGGAAGTCCGCCGCTGGGGCACACCCCGTGAGTTCGATTTTCCTTTGCTGGATCACGTGGATCTGGGTGAAAAGCTGGGCGGTCTGGATTTTGATACCGCCAGTAAAATTACCAGTGCGCGCTTTGCGGTATTGCGCAAAGGCGTTGCCCGTTTGCACCGTGCGCTGGCGCAATTCATGCTGGACACCCACACCGGCGAACACGGTTATGAAGAAGCCAACGTCCCCTTTATTGTGAACGGCAGTTCGCTGTTCGGCACCGGCCAGTTGCCCAAGTTTGAAGAAGATTTATTCAAACTGACGGACGAGCGCAATTTCTATTTGATTCCTACCGCAGAAGTGCCGCTCACCAACCTGGTGCGCGATGCCTTGCTGGAAAGCGCTGTGGAATTACCCTTGAGCTTCGTGGCGCACACGCCCTGTTTCCGCAGTGAGGCGGGCAGCCATGGTCGCGATACCCGCGGCCTGATTCGTCAGCACCAGTTTGAGAAAGTTGAGCTGGTACACATTGTTCGTCCGGAAGAGTCGAACGCAACCCTGGAGTCGCTGACCGGTCACGCTGAAGCCATTTTGCAAAAACTCGGTTTGCCGTACCGCACCGTTTTATTGTGTGGCGGCGACATGGGCTTTTCGGCGATTAAAACCTACGACATCGAGGTTTGGGTGCCGTCGCAAGACAAATACCGCGAAATTTCATCTTGCAGTAATACCGGTGATTTCCAGGCGCGTCGTTTGATGGCCCGCTATCGCAACCCGGAAACCGGCAAGCCGGAGCTGGTACACACCTTGAACGGGTCCGGTCTGGCGGTGGGCAGAACCCTGTTGGCAGTGCTGGAAAACTACCAGCAAGCTGATGGCAGCGTGACCATTCCGGAAGTATTGCGTCCTTATATGGGCGGTCTGGAACGCCTGGATCCTGTGGCGTAA
- the crcB gene encoding fluoride efflux transporter CrcB: MSWLAVALGGAAGSLLRYAIGLGFPFAGHRFPWSTFAINVAGSFLIGLAWVLIVEKAAGWPEARLWVMTGFLGGFTTFSSFSLEALLLWQNGHASLALGYLLGSLLAGMMAIVLAVWLARQLWL; encoded by the coding sequence ATGAGTTGGCTTGCTGTCGCGTTGGGCGGGGCTGCCGGTTCGCTGTTGCGCTATGCCATTGGCCTCGGTTTTCCTTTTGCCGGTCATCGTTTTCCCTGGTCAACCTTTGCTATTAATGTCGCTGGCAGTTTTTTAATCGGGTTGGCCTGGGTGCTGATTGTTGAAAAAGCGGCCGGGTGGCCGGAAGCGCGTTTGTGGGTTATGACCGGCTTTTTAGGCGGTTTTACCACCTTCTCCAGCTTTTCGCTGGAAGCTCTCCTACTCTGGCAAAACGGCCATGCGTCTTTGGCGCTGGGTTATTTGCTGGGCAGTTTACTGGCGGGCATGATGGCCATTGTGCTGGCGGTCTGGCTGGCCCGGCAGCTGTGGCTGTAA